ttttgtttcttctctgcaGGTATGGCTTGGAATTGGAGCCTCTTCCGGTACCTGACTACAAACAGCACCATGTGGTTACTAACTGCTGTTCACTCGCCTATTGATGCCTCCCAGAAAAAAACGCCGCCAAACGTCCCGGAAAGCCCAACTGCAGTTCCACCAACAGCCACTGGAGGGCCCCAAACACCAGTATGGATCGCCGCAGCTTCCCGTCACCCACACTAGACAGGTGCCCAGCAAGCCCATTGATCACAACACCATCACTTCCTGGGTAGGCCATGGAATTCTTACTTTGACTATTACTCTGTTAAGCAACTCAGAACATTGACTTTCCTGCCCCATGAACCAGGACCTCCAAAGAATAAGATTCTTGGGGGCACGGACAAGGAGGCAATATACTCTTTCTGTCTGTTGTCGGCCATCTCTTCCGGTATATCTCCTTTTCTAAGTTCAAACTGTAAAAGTAAGAAAAGTCCAACTTGGGTTGGTTGGAACTGGAGTCTCGCCCCCCACGTCCCACATTCATCTGAAAGGGTTTAGTATAAAAGTTTCACTATCCAGTAGCTGGGTGAGAAAGCCAGATAAATGGCAGAACTAGTAAAAAAATGAGATTGTTTCCTGAGCTTCATGGAAGAGGTATTTAGCTAAGTACTCTATGTACTGTTTAATAGAATGAACTTTGAAAAAATCCCACAGAAACAGTATATGTCATGTTTTGACAGCTTAAAAGCCCTGGAAAGAGAATATAGCCACTAAATGTCTGGGAAATAGTATAGCAAAAGGACCAGACAAAAGCATTAAATCTTCTTAggagtacttaataaatataatttgttcAGGATTGCTGAGGAGAACCATAATACTTGCTTCTTCGTTATGAAGAAACTTAAATGTTAAGCTCCTGTGGATGAGAAGAggaataaacatttactgagaactCATCATATGCCAGGTCCTGTGCCACTTGCTTTCCACCCATGATCTCCCTATTCTTGTAATCAGTCCTTCATTCTTAAAGGGGGGCCTTTGTGCAGGCCTTCTGCTAGGTGCTGGGATCAGTGGTAAGTAAGACTGCTTGTCTCTGCCCTCAAAGTTTAAAGATAGTTAAACAAGTTGCAGCTGTATGGTGTGACAAAGAAAAAGAGGCATTGTCCCCTTTGTTACATAGGAGGAAACTGAAAGCCAGAGTCATTGAATAGATTGCCCAAAGCTCATATTGCTTTCTACTAATATCCCATTAGaaaggtatttttgttttgtatcccTTACAATAGTGGGTCCCATTTAGGATTCTTGTGTCTGGTCACTGTATATTTTGGGTTGACTAAAAAAGTTTGTCTAGTTTTTTTtgcatatgatggctctagtagtacttagttgtctctaacttcatttgaaacaattttgttagattgtattgtgacagctgtcacatcagtgtgcattttaaaaaacagttatcaaaattggtaaatttttgtgtagcctttttaatattgaagattgaagaaaataagcaacattttcagcatattatgctttattatttcaagaaaggtaaagatgcaactgaaacacaaaaacagattgatgcagtgtatggagaagatactgtgactgatcgaatatgtcaaaagtggtttgcaaagtttcatgctggagatttctcgctggatgacgcttcatggttgggtagaccagttgaagttggtagtgggcaaatcgagacattaattgagaacaatcagtgttataTCATGGGgaagagagctgacatactcaaaatatccaaatcaataaagtttcagtgaaaatgaaaactgtgtcttttattttatggaaaaaaactgaacagactttttggccaatagCTTCTTCCCTTAGGTTTGTACTTGATATGTGGCTCTTCTCaccttatcttttctttttttaatccttaggTATTACCTCAGTTTGATACAACAGCAGATAGCTGGTTCCTATCCAACAGGAGACAGAAATGTCATTATCAAGACCAGTTAAGACATTCAAGTCGAAAATCTACCACCTCCAAGTTTCCACATCTAACATTTGAGAGTCCACAGCCTTCTTCCAATTCAACCACACTTGGAAGCCCCTTAATCGAGAAGTGTCCCAATCATTCAGAAATGGACGTGTCCAGAAGGGCCTTAGTTCCAATGCTCAGTCCTCAAAGCTGTGAGGAACTGTCAGCACATGCACTTCAAAACTTACCTTATGTGTTCATTGCACCTGATATCCAGACCCCAGAGTCATCTTCTGTGAAGCAGGTGCCTGTTCTCCCAGATCAGAGGGAAAACAGCCTGCCCGGCTGCTCCTGTCACACCAGCACCCCTGtgagcccagagcctggggcagtCCTGGTTAAAGACACTCCTGAAGAGAAGTATGGTGTAAAGGTCACGTGGAGGAGACGACAGCACCTGTTTACTTAcctcagggagagagggaagctgAACAAAAGCCAGTTCCTTGTGAAAAACTGACAGGATTTCTCAGATATCAGTAATCTCAAGAAATTGATTGCTGGTTTTCATAGACTTGGTAAAGTCACTTTTCTGGGTCACAGAAGAGTACATCAAtagaacaaagtaaaaataacactAATAACATCAATAGAAAAAAGGCCTTTTAGCCAGAGCCTTGGAGTCATAAGGAAATTCAGTTCCcagatttgctttttaaaatacagtttttagtGTCAAAAACAGTTCACTTCATATTTTTCTTGTATGaactgttaaaaattttaaatatcctgTAGTAACTGTTTAAGATGTGTGTAAATAAATGGTTGCAGAAAGTTTTTAGGGAACCCTTCTTGCCATTAATGCAGTAACATTGCCCCCTCCACTATAGTTCTTTCTTAATTGTTTGCTTTAACCACTACTCATTAATCCTTTAATCGCCTCATTCAAACTAATTCATTCTGCATCTTTGAGTGCCAACTCTGTCAGGCTCAGTGGCAGCTCCCTCTATGACTCGTTGGatggaaaaaaagcaaagcaaactcTGACTTTATAGTTGAACTGCCACCTGTGCAACTTTGGCTCTTTGGCTGAAaggcaagaggaagaaaaggcagcAAGCTCTGTTTTAGTGACTACAGTAGAATCCAGGAGGTAAAGGGGCCATGGGTAAGTTGCTTAGGTTtgctatgttttgtttttttccaaccAAAGAAATctgtaaaaattaaataggatggcaaaatgatttcttggagtaactttaaaatttatgtaaataaatgtggAAACTTTCAGAGAATACTACTTACTGTAATGTAGGACTGCCCAGTCAACAAAATATCTCCGTTGTCCTTTCACCAGTACAAACAGCATCTCATTCAACTCCATTCCCTTAGATTTAAGAATCTACTTCTGTCAGGTTCAGGCCAAGCTAGACAAGCAAggattattctgtttattttatagatggggatTTGAAGCACAGATAATGAACCATGTTCAGGGTCACACAGTGGAGGCTGACCCAGCCAGTGTAAAGCTCT
This DNA window, taken from Desmodus rotundus isolate HL8 chromosome 3, HLdesRot8A.1, whole genome shotgun sequence, encodes the following:
- the RHNO1 gene encoding RAD9, HUS1, RAD1-interacting nuclear orphan protein 1 isoform X2, which produces MPPRKKRRQTSRKAQLQFHQQPLEGPKHQYGSPQLPVTHTRQVLPQFDTTADSWFLSNRRQKCHYQDQLRHSSRKSTTSKFPHLTFESPQPSSNSTTLGSPLIEKCPNHSEMDVSRRALVPMLSPQSCEELSAHALQNLPYVFIAPDIQTPESSSVKQVPVLPDQRENSLPGCSCHTSTPVSPEPGAVLVKDTPEEKYGVKVTWRRRQHLFTYLRERGKLNKSQFLVKN
- the RHNO1 gene encoding RAD9, HUS1, RAD1-interacting nuclear orphan protein 1 isoform X1, whose translation is MPPRKKRRQTSRKAQLQFHQQPLEGPKHQYGSPQLPVTHTRQVPSKPIDHNTITSWVLPQFDTTADSWFLSNRRQKCHYQDQLRHSSRKSTTSKFPHLTFESPQPSSNSTTLGSPLIEKCPNHSEMDVSRRALVPMLSPQSCEELSAHALQNLPYVFIAPDIQTPESSSVKQVPVLPDQRENSLPGCSCHTSTPVSPEPGAVLVKDTPEEKYGVKVTWRRRQHLFTYLRERGKLNKSQFLVKN